In Kordia antarctica, the following proteins share a genomic window:
- a CDS encoding DEAD/DEAH box helicase: protein MSKQFSDLGINEQLQQSLADLQISVPTDIQEKTIPIILNQKEDVVALAKTGTGKTAAFGLPLLQLIDTENTAIQAVILAPTRELGNQIFNNLQSFATHSPKISIASICGGVPIKPQIERLKEATHIIVATPGRLADLVKREAINIKNISYFILDEADEMLSALKEGLDSIIKEIPKSRRTLLFTATMPGTIKQLVQNYMSKHVVHIEADMKTVGHQGIDHQYVVVEPIEKLEVLLHFLNSKEGERGIIFCKTKAAVNKLAKKLAINKFSSGAIHGSLSQGIRDRIMGQFREGYIDILVATDLAARGIDVKEISYVVNYHLPDTFDTYVHRSGRTARAGAKGLSLSVIQKEEVIEIPEFEEELGITFSEFKKADAQSIEENNGLLWAKKIFKTKPNRDVSEDFKSKIKTIFHHLTKEELVDKIFANYLAQTTTVATKSEVSKKKRNK, encoded by the coding sequence ATGTCAAAACAGTTTTCAGATTTAGGAATTAATGAACAATTACAGCAGAGTTTAGCGGACTTGCAAATTTCTGTTCCAACGGATATTCAAGAAAAAACGATTCCGATTATTCTAAATCAAAAAGAAGATGTAGTTGCACTAGCAAAAACAGGAACTGGGAAAACTGCTGCTTTCGGATTGCCTTTATTGCAATTGATTGATACTGAAAACACCGCAATTCAAGCTGTAATCTTAGCACCAACGAGAGAATTGGGAAATCAGATTTTTAATAATTTACAATCTTTTGCAACACACAGTCCTAAAATTTCGATTGCTTCCATTTGTGGCGGCGTTCCTATAAAACCTCAAATAGAACGATTGAAAGAAGCTACACATATTATTGTAGCAACTCCTGGACGTTTGGCAGATTTAGTAAAACGAGAAGCCATCAACATAAAAAATATCTCTTACTTTATTTTAGATGAAGCGGACGAAATGTTAAGCGCGCTGAAAGAAGGATTGGATAGTATTATTAAAGAAATTCCAAAATCGAGACGAACTTTATTGTTTACAGCGACAATGCCAGGAACCATTAAACAATTGGTTCAGAATTACATGTCAAAACATGTGGTTCATATTGAAGCAGATATGAAAACTGTTGGTCATCAAGGAATTGATCATCAATATGTGGTGGTTGAACCGATTGAAAAACTAGAAGTTTTGCTTCATTTTTTAAATTCTAAAGAAGGCGAACGCGGAATTATTTTTTGTAAAACGAAAGCCGCAGTTAATAAATTAGCAAAAAAATTAGCTATAAATAAGTTCTCTTCTGGAGCAATTCACGGAAGTCTTTCGCAGGGAATTCGTGATCGGATTATGGGACAATTCCGAGAAGGTTATATAGATATTTTGGTTGCAACCGATTTGGCAGCGCGTGGAATTGATGTCAAAGAAATTTCATATGTTGTCAATTATCATTTGCCAGATACGTTTGACACGTATGTACATAGAAGCGGACGAACGGCGAGAGCAGGAGCAAAGGGACTTTCCTTATCTGTTATACAAAAAGAAGAAGTGATAGAAATTCCTGAATTTGAAGAAGAATTAGGAATTACGTTCAGTGAATTTAAAAAAGCGGACGCACAAAGTATTGAAGAGAATAATGGCTTGTTGTGGGCGAAAAAAATATTCAAGACGAAACCAAATCGTGATGTTTCGGAAGATTTTAAATCTAAGATAAAAACCATTTTTCATCATTTGACAAAAGAAGAATTGGTAGATAAAATATTCGCAAATTATTTGGCTCAAACAACTACTGTTGCTACAAAATCGGAGGTTTCTAAGAAGAAGCGAAATAAGTAA